CGGGCGCCTCGTGGCTGCTTGTGGGTTTGGAAGCCTCGGCGCCGTTGCGAAGGAAATCCGAGTTGCAGAGACGATCATTAGGCGGGAACTGAAGGTCGAGGCAGAGGCGCTCGCTAATCCGGCGCTGAACTTGAAGCAGCTTCTTTAGTGACTACTGCCGCGGCGCAGGTCACCCGGCAAGCAAGTCACCTGGCAAAAGGACATGCGCCACGCGGGCTACCGAATGCTCGCCCATTGGGCGTAGCGGCAATCCCTCGTCAGAGGCTGGATGCGGCGTTTGTCGAGCCAGGACGACCGTTGAGAAGGCTCGATCGATAGATCAACTTCGGGCCGGCGCGCCAGCGCTCCACTGTGCGCCAATATCCCTGCAAGCAAACGCAGACTACTTTGATACCGCGCTGAACATCATGCGCTGCTTTTCGGGACCTGGCGGCATCACGCTGGGAGCCCGATTGAATGTAGCAAGACCTACCTCGTTGAGCAAATACACTATCCCAATTTCAGATTGATATAATGCAATAATCATGAGAAGCTCTCAAGTGAAGCAATGGTGAGAACCCGCTTTCAGGTGGAACCATCCTGCATTTTCACGAGGAGCTTTGATGAGCATAGACTGGGAAGAAGCGATCGCACGTATGATGCGGCGGATCGAGAATACAGCTCAACAAGTTGGCGACGCCTATCCACATTGGGCAGATCCGGAGAGCGGCACCTGGACGACAACTTCAAACGGAGACTGGACCGGCGGCTATTGGCTGGGGATGCTTTGGCTTGCCTCGCGGAGTAACGGCGGCGAGCGCTTCAGAGATCTTGCAGAACGAGGTTGCGAGCGTCTTGAACCGCGCGTCTCGGCCGATACCGCGTTCAAGGCTGCGACCTTCTATTACGGGGCCGGACTGGGTTCGCTGCTCACCGGAAGTCACCGCGCGCGGACGCTCGGCCTTGCGGCGGCACGAGATCTGAAGCAACGCTACAACCATCACCTTGGTCTTGTGCCCCTTGGCGCGAATGCCGAGGAGGGCGCTGACGTGGGAGCCACTGCAAGCAGCGTCGACAGTTTGGTCGTCTCATTGCTGCTGTTTTGGGCCGCTCGAACTCTAGACGACCGCGCGATGCGCGAAGTGGCTGCCAATCATACGGATAAAGTTCTGACCGTCCATCAGCGTGAGGACGGATCCTTCATCCAGTCCTCCTCCCTCGATCCCGAGACCGGCAAGGTTCTCCGACGCT
The window above is part of the Bradyrhizobium guangdongense genome. Proteins encoded here:
- a CDS encoding glycoside hydrolase family 88 protein, giving the protein MSIDWEEAIARMMRRIENTAQQVGDAYPHWADPESGTWTTTSNGDWTGGYWLGMLWLASRSNGGERFRDLAERGCERLEPRVSADTAFKAATFYYGAGLGSLLTGSHRARTLGLAAARDLKQRYNHHLGLVPLGANAEEGADVGATASSVDSLVVSLLLFWAARTLDDRAMREVAANHTDKVLTVHQREDGSFIQSSSLDPETGKVLRRYTHKGFSENSVWARAQAWGVVCSTISYFSGGGEERWRQAAMNGADWWLAHVPDDCVSYWDFDAPKAPNVERDTAATAFMASALLKLSSIAPTDSKRRQYRSAGERTALALVERYLTPVHKNDSRPAGMLVEGCFNKRGDSRAEDYVSNAELIFGSYYLFEALHLLTGRLRPEEI